The following are from one region of the Acidimicrobiia bacterium genome:
- a CDS encoding thioesterase family protein: MVHTTPIRVRFYELDPYRHLNHSVYIQYFEVGRIDLFRAVGWTLTGLADRGVRIVVSSIETRFLGSGVEGDDLVVETWVEEIRKASTRFGQRIVRGDEVLATQVVHGACINDRGRPMRMPGDMVDALTGFLVEPA; encoded by the coding sequence ATGGTCCACACGACACCGATTCGGGTGAGGTTCTACGAACTCGACCCGTATCGCCATTTGAACCACTCGGTCTACATCCAGTATTTCGAGGTCGGCCGCATCGACCTGTTCCGTGCCGTCGGGTGGACGCTGACCGGTCTCGCCGACCGAGGCGTTCGCATCGTGGTGTCAAGCATCGAGACCCGGTTCCTCGGGTCGGGGGTCGAAGGTGACGACCTTGTTGTCGAAACATGGGTCGAGGAGATCCGCAAGGCAAGCACCCGGTTCGGTCAGCGCATCGTGCGCGGCGATGAGGTCCTCGCGACGCAGGTTGTGCACGGTGCGTGCATCAACGATCGGGGCCGCCCGATGCGAATGCCCGGCGACATGGTCGATGCGCTCACCGGTTTCCTCGTCGAACCTGCATGA
- a CDS encoding GNAT family N-acetyltransferase produces MKSVSDLEAALYDTWTPDESATIAGWTVHANGGFTRRVNCATGVGAPDTDPGAREEITAWLTARGGQPIVRVTPLLAASAVAAIHIEWGYAAFDETVVLAAPVQAAARDPAVEIVGVDDEAFFDNINALNNRHESSKQAWRRLLGRIKDRAAGLLVHDVGVALVASSGPIAEVYTVAVAPAHRRQGIARSLMATAHAWARTRACEIVSLQVGGTNAPALALYDELGYSEAYRYHYLQPLGHSSDGRIDGC; encoded by the coding sequence ATGAAGTCGGTCTCGGACCTCGAAGCCGCGCTGTACGACACCTGGACACCGGACGAGTCGGCCACGATCGCGGGATGGACCGTGCACGCAAACGGTGGCTTCACCCGCCGAGTCAACTGCGCGACAGGCGTAGGTGCACCTGACACCGACCCCGGGGCGCGTGAGGAGATCACGGCATGGCTGACGGCTCGTGGCGGGCAGCCCATCGTGCGGGTGACGCCACTGCTCGCAGCATCCGCGGTAGCGGCGATCCACATCGAGTGGGGTTACGCGGCGTTCGACGAAACCGTCGTACTTGCCGCTCCGGTCCAGGCTGCTGCAAGAGATCCGGCGGTCGAGATTGTCGGTGTCGATGACGAAGCCTTCTTCGACAACATCAACGCGCTGAACAACCGCCACGAGTCGTCGAAGCAGGCATGGCGAAGACTGCTCGGCCGCATCAAGGACCGAGCCGCCGGGTTGCTGGTGCATGATGTCGGGGTCGCGCTCGTGGCCTCGAGCGGTCCCATCGCCGAGGTGTACACGGTTGCGGTCGCCCCGGCCCATCGACGACAAGGGATTGCCCGGTCGCTGATGGCAACCGCACACGCGTGGGCTCGCACGCGTGCCTGTGAGATCGTCAGTCTCCAGGTCGGTGGAACCAATGCCCCTGCCCTGGCGCTGTACGACGAGCTCGGATACTCGGAGGCGTACCGGTATCACTACCTCCAGCCGCTCGGGCATAGCTCCGATGGGCGGATCGACGGTTGCTAG